From Egicoccus sp. AB-alg2:
GCTGACGTGCTGGGACTCGTGACCAGGCTCGTGGCGCTGCCCGTCACGGCGCCGTGGTGGCTGCTCCAGCGCATCGTCGAGGCCGCCGAGGAGGACCTGTACGACGAGGGCCGGATCACGGCCGAACTGCGGGCTCTGGCAGCGGACCTGGAGGCCGGACGCATCACCGAGCAGGAGCACGCGGCCGCCGAGGAGATTCTGTTGGATCGTCTT
This genomic window contains:
- a CDS encoding gas vesicle protein GvpG, giving the protein MLGLVTRLVALPVTAPWWLLQRIVEAAEEDLYDEGRITAELRALAADLEAGRITEQEHAAAEEILLDRLLEARAYRTATQESP